Genomic window (Luteibacter yeojuensis):
TGAATCCGAAGCAGCGCCAGTACGAAGCCATGGTGCGCGCCCTGTCGGCCGACCTTTACCGGTACGCCTTCTGGTTGTCGCGCTCCGAAACGGTCGCCCAGGACCTCGTCCAGGAGACCTTCCTGCGTGCGTGGAAGAACCTCGACGCCCTGCGCGACGTGGATTCGGCCAAGCCGTGGCTCATCACGATCCTCCGCCGCGAACATGCGCGGCTGTACGAACGGAAGCGGCTGGACCTGGTCGAGCTGGACGACAACGTGCCCGAGGACACCGTCTTCGCGAGTCCGGAGCGCAGCGGCGACGCCGCGCAGGTGCGTGAGGCGATGCTCAAGCTGCCCGACAAGTACCGCGATCCGCTGGCCATGCAGGTGCTGGGCGGCATGACCTGCGAAGAGATCGCGGAAAGCACCGGGCAGCAACCCGGCGCCGTGATGACCCAGTTGTTCCGTGCCCGTCAACGGCTCAAGGCCTTGCTGGCCGGGCGCGCCGCGGCCGAAGGGGGCCGGAAATGAACTGCCTCGACTTCCGCCGTCGCATCGGCGCCGAGCCGCGCTCGCGCGATCCCGAACTGCTCGCCCAT
Coding sequences:
- a CDS encoding sigma-70 family RNA polymerase sigma factor → MAPVKEGVNPKQRQYEAMVRALSADLYRYAFWLSRSETVAQDLVQETFLRAWKNLDALRDVDSAKPWLITILRREHARLYERKRLDLVELDDNVPEDTVFASPERSGDAAQVREAMLKLPDKYRDPLAMQVLGGMTCEEIAESTGQQPGAVMTQLFRARQRLKALLAGRAAAEGGRK